The region CATTTTGACCCTGAAATAGGGGTCGATCTCATGAGAAGTGATCACGGAATCGGGTAAATTTTCATCACTACCGTATTTTTGAAGAATGGTTGGATGAACAACTTTAAATTCATCAAAATCTTCACCGAAACCTTCGTTTTTCTTAACGCGTCGTTTGTAACTGACATTAAAAATCGGTTCTACACCCGAACTTACTTGAGCGACAATAGCGCCTGAACCGGTTGGTGCGACAGTAAGAATAGTGGCGTTTCGCACACCATGGACCTTGATCTCATCCTGGACAGCCTGGGGGAGACTCTGAATAAATTTGCTGTTTTGATAGCCCTTCCATTGGAAATTAGGGAAGGAACCTTTTTCCTTGGCCAATTCGATTGAGGTATTATAAGCTGTTGTTGAAAGAGACTGCATGACCTTCTCAACAGCCTCCAGGGCCTCGTCTGTATCATACTTGATACCACGGAGCATCAGCATATCTGCCAATCCCAGGATTCCCAGACCGACCCGGCGATCTCCCAGAGCATTTTTCTTCTGATCCTCAAGAGCATGCCGGTCGACATTATAGTCGATCACATTGTCAAGATAACGGACACTAAGTCTTACGGTGTCAGTAAACTCATTCCACTGGAATTCGCCTGAATTATTGACAAAGCGAGCCAGATTGATAGCGCCCAGATTACAAGCTCCACCGTCTGGTAGGGGTTGTTCGCCACAGGGGTTGGTGCTCACCAGGGGGCTGCAGTATTCTGCATTATGATAATCCACCATTGTGTCCCAGAAAATAATACCTGGTTCAGCACTGGCATGAGCAGCATTAATAATTTTATCCCACAGATCTTTGGCACGAACTGTCTCGTAAACTTTATCGTTCCAGCGCAACTCGAAATCTGAATCCATTTCAACTGCTTCCATAAATTCATGGGTAAGCAGCACAGATAGATTCGAATATTTTACTTTTGACAGGTCGAGTTTGATATCTACAAATTCAGCAATATCAGGATGATCTACCCGTAAGGTCTGCATATTTGCACCGCGGCGACCGTGCTGGGCAATGGTATTGGTGTTTTCGCTGAAGAGATTCATAAATCCGACTGGACCACAGGATTCGCCACCGGTACCGTTGATCGCTGAGCCGCTGGGACGCAGCACGGAGAGGTCATGTCCGCAACCTCCACCATACTTATAAGTCCGGGCTTCCTGGATAATGGCATCATAAATAGCATCAATGGAGTCATTCTTGATACCGACCACATAGCAATTGTTAAGGGTCGTTTTGATGTCTTCGCGACCGGCACCGTGCATGATCCGACCACCAGGTACAAAACGGAAATCATGTAGAATA is a window of Candidatus Neomarinimicrobiota bacterium DNA encoding:
- a CDS encoding adenosylcobalamin-dependent ribonucleoside-diphosphate reductase, with protein sequence MSETIQFPFEFDDKDLSTPPLQHPELEIEAIVNQDKPRSGSDIDSYYGIDELGRSVLQNKYLAPLEKSPEDLWRRLAKAMAALEDTPEIWEDRFYTILHDFRFVPGGRIMHGAGREDIKTTLNNCYVVGIKNDSIDAIYDAIIQEARTYKYGGGCGHDLSVLRPSGSAINGTGGESCGPVGFMNLFSENTNTIAQHGRRGANMQTLRVDHPDIAEFVDIKLDLSKVKYSNLSVLLTHEFMEAVEMDSDFELRWNDKVYETVRAKDLWDKIINAAHASAEPGIIFWDTMVDYHNAEYCSPLVSTNPCGEQPLPDGGACNLGAINLARFVNNSGEFQWNEFTDTVRLSVRYLDNVIDYNVDRHALEDQKKNALGDRRVGLGILGLADMLMLRGIKYDTDEALEAVEKVMQSLSTTAYNTSIELAKEKGSFPNFQWKGYQNSKFIQSLPQAVQDEIKVHGVRNATILTVAPTGSGAIVAQVSSGVEPIFNVSYKRRVKKNEGFGEDFDEFKVVHPTILQKYGSDENLPDSVITSHEIDPYFRVKMQGTIQRYIDASISSTVNLPEDVAVETVANIYMAAYKAGLKGITVYREGSRDGILISDKPKEEASTVDSVPLVDPEAALAPPVLRPRLRPKDTFGVTHRIRTGEGTLYITINHDEDGLCEIFTTIGKAGGNAAAQAEAISRLISLSLRSGMDVSEIIKQLKGISGPNPVWENGQLILSTPDAIGKALEQHMAEFDLQTTNEQLQAAITREDGDKDAGASFNMVEPNHSATSKTMTICPECGSTISHEGGCLLCHNCGYSKC